The Engystomops pustulosus chromosome 9, aEngPut4.maternal, whole genome shotgun sequence genome includes a window with the following:
- the LOC140077088 gene encoding uncharacterized protein isoform X1, translated as MTESKNTGESLYLSIGVLAISAGSLLLSIQYYSIGASPIPPNALGILLLILAAVLGYAGIRKLSGSAALWVLLYWTVSALWCGYGVNLILRGNNVISILDMRNTMVPGLVAFFFGLFIIGIVGILQKETVLALISVALSFSGIHEVVVFYDSKIGTSAVACNYLIVVLLGLYFIGGRTLHSFSKQKVILPGTDITNKSSEQGASRGSSKVALIATCFILNMAASSVFGCRLLGITSSLFVGQVAWLWTAAVYQTVICILSYRNYHMLEATHFAFFSILRYAEGYSLLYQFLNTGQLNYPPPFFVVFAILFIVLSLFTSIQSLTQSIYLLFYVAYCIALACNPQGFFHGGPQGVDIAIYISSAIIVLITLYNAKSPTSIPASEVAIKKLFMNNNIFKLRKDKDGDEPYLGYSKYADAEILAHACSILAAFAMTMPGNPEEPLVTVVLPWVVVAGGLYNLICGSVAFSRGKTLESSAFFLYGVMWVIWGIFRYSGVYSTSRGFNTSVGMITFILFNSFIVFSTLFLSKAWFVYTLSFQLILISFLLDTLNALPLGYDIAVTIIFGFTGFYLFLSTLHNMTFEAPLLPVGSPFIKISGFANDRSKCPHLTATKTSSVQKIAEIMKNGGICGIPTDTVYVLVAACNQPEAVERAYKTKRQAQDRPMSLWISSLAQLQPARHLLSPLLWDFMEAAWPSSISLVIPRGPWLDVLGALDSAKYIGTPQSIAIRIPDCTVTTHLIDMVGPIAVTSANPSGEADTTHHNQVYAKLGDKVDGVLCDGASPENIASTVVDCTKIETGNIAFFRVGIVPKSQVLQILEQVQKKHKDGFVNGGFSGSIEDVSQKINGENNDDDDNKL; from the exons ATGACTGAATCCAAGAACACAGGAGAATCTCTCTACCTCAGTATAGGTGTCCTGGCTATTAGTGCAG GGAGCCTACTTCTATCAATACAATATTACAGCATTGGTGCATCTCCTATACCCCCAAATGCCCTGGGTATCCTCCTCCTTATACTTGCGGCTGTTCTAGGATATGCAG GAATACGAAAACTTTCTGGAAGTGCTGCACTTTGGGTGCTATTATACTGGACGGTCTCTGCCCTCTGGTGTGGATATGGAGTCAACTTGATACTTAGAGGAAACAATGTGATCAGCATCCTTGACATGAGAAACACTATGGTTCCTGGCTTAGTAGCATTTTTCTTTGGGCTGTTTATTATTGGCATAGTGGGGATCCTACAAAAGGAAACTGTCTTGGCTTTAATATCTGTGGCACTTTCTTTTTCAGGCATTCATGAAGTGGTTGTATTCTATGATAGTAAGATAGGCACCTCTGCAGTTGCTTGTAACTATCTTATTGTAGTGTTACTTGGGTTATATTTTATTGGTGGTCGAACTCTACATAGTTTCAGCAAGCAGAAAGTTATTTTACCTGGAACTGACATAACGAATAAAAGCAGTGAGCAAGGAGCATCTAGAGGATCCAGTAAGGTAGCATTGATAGCTACTTGTTTTATCCTTAACATGGCAGCTTCCAGTGTCTTTGGCTGCAGGCTCCTTGGAATAACCAGTAGTCTTTTTGTTGGCCAGGTAGCATGGCTGTGGACAGCTGCTGTCTACCAGACAGTTATCTGTATCCTCTCATATCGTAACTATCATATGTTAGAAGCTACACATTTTGCATTTTTCTCCATATTGAGATACGCAGAAGGATACTCCCTTCTCTATCAGTTCCTGAACACCGGTCAGTTAAATTACCCCCCTCCCTTCTTTGTAGTTTTTGCCATACTATTTATTGTCCTCAGTCTCTTTACAAGTATTCAGAGTCTAACACAGTCAATATACTTATTGTTCTATGTTGCATACTGCATTGCATTAGCTTGTAACCCACAAGGATTTTTTCATGGTGGCCCACAGGGGGTTGATATTGCAATATACATTTCATCAGCCATTATAGTTCTAATCACCCTATACAATGCAAAGTCCCCTACAAGCATCCCAGCCAGTGAAGTTGCCATTAAGAAATTGTTTATGAACAATAATATATTTAAGCTCCGTAAGGATAAAGATGGAGATGAACCCTACCTCGGTTATTCCAAGTATGCGGATGCAGAAATCCTTGCCCATGCATGCAGTATTTTAGCTGCCTTTGCCATGACAATGCCAGGGAACCCTGAAGAACCTTTGGTTACAGTTGTATTGCCATGGGTTGTAGTTGCTGGGGGACTTTATAACCTGATTTGTGGTTCTGTAGCTTTTTCCCGTGGAAAAACACTTGAAAGCAGTGCCTTCTTTCTGTATGGAGTGATGTGGGTGATATGGGGAATTTTCCGTTATAGTGGGGTCTATAGCACAAGCAGGGGTTTTAACACTTCCGTAGGAATGATCACTTTCATTCTCTTTAATAGTTTTATTGTTTTCAGCACCCTTTTCTTATCTAAAGCCTGGTTTGTGTATACTCTTTCTTTCCAGCTTATTTTAATCAGTTTTCTTCTTGATACACTCAATGCACTTCCCTTGGGTTATGATATTGCTGTTACAATTATATTTGGCTTCACTGGCTTCTATTTATTCCTTTCTACTCTTCATAACATGACTTTTGAGGCTCCCCTCTTACCAGTTGGCAGCCCCTTCATTAAAATTAGTGGCTTTGCAAATGACAGATCCAAGTGTCCTCATCTAACTGCTACAAAGACCAGCTCAGTACAAAAAATTGCAG AAATTATGAAAAATGGAGGAATATGTGGCATACCTACAGACACAGTGTACGTCCTGGTGGCAGCATGCAATCAGCCGGAAGCAGTAGAGAGAGCATACAA AACAAAACGTCAAGCGCAAGACCGCCCAATGTCTCTGTGGATTTCAAGCCTAGCACAGTTACAACCTGCAAGGCATTTGCTTAGTCCTTTGCTCTGGGACTTCATGGAAGCAGCTTGGCCTTCATCCATCAGCCTTGTTATCCCAAGAG GACCATGGCTTGATGTGCTAGGTGCACTTGACTCTGCAAAATACATTGGAACTCCTCAGAGCATCGCTATACGGATTCCAGACTGTACAGTGACTACTCACTTAATTGATATG GTTGGCCCCATTGCAGTCACATCAGCCAATCCATCAGGAGAAGCAGACACTACTCATCACAATCAGGTCTATGCaaagttaggagacaag GTTGATGGTGTACTGTGTGATGGAGCATCACCTGAAAATATAGCTTCTACTGTGGTAGACTGTACCAAGATAGAAACTGGTAATATTGCATTCTTTAGAGTCGGCATCGTTCCTAAATCACAG GTTTTACAAATATTAGAACAAGTGCAGAAGAAGCACAAGGATGGTTTTGTTAATGGGGGCTTCTCTGGATCCATAGAAGATGTCTCACAGAAAATAAATGGGGAAAACAATGACGATGATGATAATAAGTTATAA
- the LOC140077088 gene encoding uncharacterized protein isoform X2, with translation MRRRGIRKLSGSAALWVLLYWTVSALWCGYGVNLILRGNNVISILDMRNTMVPGLVAFFFGLFIIGIVGILQKETVLALISVALSFSGIHEVVVFYDSKIGTSAVACNYLIVVLLGLYFIGGRTLHSFSKQKVILPGTDITNKSSEQGASRGSSKVALIATCFILNMAASSVFGCRLLGITSSLFVGQVAWLWTAAVYQTVICILSYRNYHMLEATHFAFFSILRYAEGYSLLYQFLNTGQLNYPPPFFVVFAILFIVLSLFTSIQSLTQSIYLLFYVAYCIALACNPQGFFHGGPQGVDIAIYISSAIIVLITLYNAKSPTSIPASEVAIKKLFMNNNIFKLRKDKDGDEPYLGYSKYADAEILAHACSILAAFAMTMPGNPEEPLVTVVLPWVVVAGGLYNLICGSVAFSRGKTLESSAFFLYGVMWVIWGIFRYSGVYSTSRGFNTSVGMITFILFNSFIVFSTLFLSKAWFVYTLSFQLILISFLLDTLNALPLGYDIAVTIIFGFTGFYLFLSTLHNMTFEAPLLPVGSPFIKISGFANDRSKCPHLTATKTSSVQKIAEIMKNGGICGIPTDTVYVLVAACNQPEAVERAYKTKRQAQDRPMSLWISSLAQLQPARHLLSPLLWDFMEAAWPSSISLVIPRGPWLDVLGALDSAKYIGTPQSIAIRIPDCTVTTHLIDMVGPIAVTSANPSGEADTTHHNQVYAKLGDKVDGVLCDGASPENIASTVVDCTKIETGNIAFFRVGIVPKSQVLQILEQVQKKHKDGFVNGGFSGSIEDVSQKINGENNDDDDNKL, from the exons atgagacGGAGAG GAATACGAAAACTTTCTGGAAGTGCTGCACTTTGGGTGCTATTATACTGGACGGTCTCTGCCCTCTGGTGTGGATATGGAGTCAACTTGATACTTAGAGGAAACAATGTGATCAGCATCCTTGACATGAGAAACACTATGGTTCCTGGCTTAGTAGCATTTTTCTTTGGGCTGTTTATTATTGGCATAGTGGGGATCCTACAAAAGGAAACTGTCTTGGCTTTAATATCTGTGGCACTTTCTTTTTCAGGCATTCATGAAGTGGTTGTATTCTATGATAGTAAGATAGGCACCTCTGCAGTTGCTTGTAACTATCTTATTGTAGTGTTACTTGGGTTATATTTTATTGGTGGTCGAACTCTACATAGTTTCAGCAAGCAGAAAGTTATTTTACCTGGAACTGACATAACGAATAAAAGCAGTGAGCAAGGAGCATCTAGAGGATCCAGTAAGGTAGCATTGATAGCTACTTGTTTTATCCTTAACATGGCAGCTTCCAGTGTCTTTGGCTGCAGGCTCCTTGGAATAACCAGTAGTCTTTTTGTTGGCCAGGTAGCATGGCTGTGGACAGCTGCTGTCTACCAGACAGTTATCTGTATCCTCTCATATCGTAACTATCATATGTTAGAAGCTACACATTTTGCATTTTTCTCCATATTGAGATACGCAGAAGGATACTCCCTTCTCTATCAGTTCCTGAACACCGGTCAGTTAAATTACCCCCCTCCCTTCTTTGTAGTTTTTGCCATACTATTTATTGTCCTCAGTCTCTTTACAAGTATTCAGAGTCTAACACAGTCAATATACTTATTGTTCTATGTTGCATACTGCATTGCATTAGCTTGTAACCCACAAGGATTTTTTCATGGTGGCCCACAGGGGGTTGATATTGCAATATACATTTCATCAGCCATTATAGTTCTAATCACCCTATACAATGCAAAGTCCCCTACAAGCATCCCAGCCAGTGAAGTTGCCATTAAGAAATTGTTTATGAACAATAATATATTTAAGCTCCGTAAGGATAAAGATGGAGATGAACCCTACCTCGGTTATTCCAAGTATGCGGATGCAGAAATCCTTGCCCATGCATGCAGTATTTTAGCTGCCTTTGCCATGACAATGCCAGGGAACCCTGAAGAACCTTTGGTTACAGTTGTATTGCCATGGGTTGTAGTTGCTGGGGGACTTTATAACCTGATTTGTGGTTCTGTAGCTTTTTCCCGTGGAAAAACACTTGAAAGCAGTGCCTTCTTTCTGTATGGAGTGATGTGGGTGATATGGGGAATTTTCCGTTATAGTGGGGTCTATAGCACAAGCAGGGGTTTTAACACTTCCGTAGGAATGATCACTTTCATTCTCTTTAATAGTTTTATTGTTTTCAGCACCCTTTTCTTATCTAAAGCCTGGTTTGTGTATACTCTTTCTTTCCAGCTTATTTTAATCAGTTTTCTTCTTGATACACTCAATGCACTTCCCTTGGGTTATGATATTGCTGTTACAATTATATTTGGCTTCACTGGCTTCTATTTATTCCTTTCTACTCTTCATAACATGACTTTTGAGGCTCCCCTCTTACCAGTTGGCAGCCCCTTCATTAAAATTAGTGGCTTTGCAAATGACAGATCCAAGTGTCCTCATCTAACTGCTACAAAGACCAGCTCAGTACAAAAAATTGCAG AAATTATGAAAAATGGAGGAATATGTGGCATACCTACAGACACAGTGTACGTCCTGGTGGCAGCATGCAATCAGCCGGAAGCAGTAGAGAGAGCATACAA AACAAAACGTCAAGCGCAAGACCGCCCAATGTCTCTGTGGATTTCAAGCCTAGCACAGTTACAACCTGCAAGGCATTTGCTTAGTCCTTTGCTCTGGGACTTCATGGAAGCAGCTTGGCCTTCATCCATCAGCCTTGTTATCCCAAGAG GACCATGGCTTGATGTGCTAGGTGCACTTGACTCTGCAAAATACATTGGAACTCCTCAGAGCATCGCTATACGGATTCCAGACTGTACAGTGACTACTCACTTAATTGATATG GTTGGCCCCATTGCAGTCACATCAGCCAATCCATCAGGAGAAGCAGACACTACTCATCACAATCAGGTCTATGCaaagttaggagacaag GTTGATGGTGTACTGTGTGATGGAGCATCACCTGAAAATATAGCTTCTACTGTGGTAGACTGTACCAAGATAGAAACTGGTAATATTGCATTCTTTAGAGTCGGCATCGTTCCTAAATCACAG GTTTTACAAATATTAGAACAAGTGCAGAAGAAGCACAAGGATGGTTTTGTTAATGGGGGCTTCTCTGGATCCATAGAAGATGTCTCACAGAAAATAAATGGGGAAAACAATGACGATGATGATAATAAGTTATAA
- the LOC140077089 gene encoding L-threonyl-[L-threonyl-carrier protein] 4-chlorinase-like: MKTDTIKMKTFYDANGYLTSVDVLDEKELFQAQKEHAKLEERFGKEYAQYNLHNIHMQYEWVMNLATHPNLLRAITAVLGPNVILLDSRFICKYPASEVPHKEDTAPYVAWHQDIKYWGFEGGPVASVWLAFDNVDAENGVLQIIPGSHKQGILEHRTADIPGNMLTANQEIPKHLVNAEDMVECPLNAGQMSVHDGLTVHASEPNMSDRRRCGFVIRYVPTTAYPIKDPERPRTFPATVLVAGIDEYKNFKDNAPNFFTKTL; this comes from the exons ATGAAGACCGACACTATCAAGATGAAGACCTTCTATGATGCCAATGGCTACCTGACAAGCGTTGATGTTTTAGATGAGAAGGAATTGTTCCAAGCTCAGAAGGAACATGCAAAGCTGGAAGAGAGGTTTG GTAAGGAATATGCTCAGTACAATCTACACAACATCCACATGCAGTATGAGTGGGTGATGAACCTGGCCACCCATCCCAATCTACTGAGAGCAATCACAGCTGTCCTGGGCCCCAATGTCATCCTTCTGGACTCAAGATTTATCTGTAAATATCCTGCCTCTGAGGTTCCACACAAAGaagatactgctccctatgttgcCTGGCATCAAGACATCAA ATACTGGGGATTTGAGGGTGGTCCAGTGGCTTCAGTATGGTTGGCATTTGATAATGTTGATGCAGAAAATGGAGTTCTGCAAATCATTCCAG GAAGTCATAAGCAAGGTATTCTGGAACACAGAACTGCAGATATTCCCGGGAACATGCTGACCGCAAACCAGGAGATTCCAAAGCACCTGGTGAACGCAGAAGATATGGTTGAGTGTCCACTGAACGCTGGTCAAATGTCT GTACATGATGGTCTGACTGTTCATGCCAGCGAACCCAACATGTCTGACAGAAGGAGATGTGGATTTGTCATTCGTTATGTTCCTACAACAGCTTATCCTATTAAG GATCCAGAACGTCCAAGAACTTTTCCTGCGACTGTACTGGTGGCTGGAATTGATGAATACAAGAACTTTAAGGACAATGCACCTAACTTCTTTACCAAGACATTGTAA